One stretch of Roseimicrobium sp. ORNL1 DNA includes these proteins:
- a CDS encoding DUF1501 domain-containing protein, producing the protein MQHLFPCRQVADHSGYTRREWLSRMGYGTGAAALAALLGDGKSHAAPALADGTTLPHFAPKAKRVICLFMSGGASHLESFDNKPLLRERHGKPLPPSVFKGRLPLGMSQYQSEFLLQGSKFPFQQHGQGGAWISDRFPYLAEQADKLCFIKSMVSEAVNHDPAIMFVNSGHQLAGRPTMGSWLSYGLGSENENLPAYIVMVTKRNTDQPLSTRLWDSGFLPSQHQGVTFRPGTEPVLFLHNPKGLSDSLHRKMVEQVVEVQQEELRLRGEAEITARIKQMEMAFRMQTAVPEVTDVSQEPKSVIERYGKGVSKPGSFARNCLIARKLCEKGVRFIQLFHPGWDQHAALDTRFEKGAKDVDQPAAALLVDLEERGLLQETLVMFVTEFGRTPYSQGPVSNGTSGGYGREHHRDAFSFWVAGGGVKGGTTYGETDEFGFDVIKDKVTVNDFHATMLHLLGIDHERFTYRFQGRDYRLTNVAGTVVKPILA; encoded by the coding sequence ATGCAACATCTGTTTCCATGCCGGCAAGTTGCCGACCACAGCGGCTACACCCGCCGTGAGTGGCTCAGCCGAATGGGATATGGCACAGGCGCCGCAGCCCTTGCGGCCTTGCTCGGCGACGGGAAATCTCATGCCGCGCCCGCACTGGCCGACGGCACAACGCTGCCTCACTTCGCTCCCAAGGCGAAGCGGGTGATCTGTCTTTTCATGAGCGGTGGGGCTTCTCACCTGGAGTCCTTCGATAACAAGCCCCTGCTTCGCGAACGTCATGGGAAGCCTCTTCCTCCGTCCGTGTTTAAAGGCCGGTTGCCGCTGGGGATGTCGCAGTATCAGAGCGAGTTTCTTCTTCAGGGTTCCAAATTTCCCTTCCAGCAGCACGGCCAGGGCGGAGCGTGGATCAGCGATCGATTCCCCTATCTCGCGGAGCAGGCGGACAAGCTGTGCTTCATCAAGAGCATGGTATCCGAAGCTGTGAATCACGATCCGGCGATCATGTTCGTGAACAGCGGGCACCAACTGGCGGGACGACCCACCATGGGATCATGGCTCAGCTATGGCCTCGGCTCGGAGAATGAGAACCTCCCTGCCTACATCGTGATGGTCACGAAGCGGAACACGGATCAGCCCTTGTCCACGCGGCTGTGGGACAGCGGTTTCCTGCCGAGCCAGCATCAAGGAGTGACCTTCAGGCCCGGGACTGAGCCGGTGCTGTTTCTGCACAATCCCAAAGGTCTGAGCGATTCGCTCCATCGAAAAATGGTGGAGCAAGTGGTGGAAGTGCAGCAGGAGGAACTGCGCCTGCGAGGAGAAGCGGAAATTACGGCGCGGATCAAGCAGATGGAAATGGCATTCCGCATGCAGACGGCAGTGCCTGAGGTGACTGATGTCTCGCAGGAGCCGAAGTCTGTCATCGAGCGCTACGGCAAGGGCGTCTCGAAACCCGGCAGCTTCGCGCGCAACTGTCTCATCGCACGCAAGCTCTGTGAGAAGGGCGTCCGTTTCATCCAGTTGTTCCATCCTGGCTGGGACCAGCATGCCGCCCTGGACACCCGGTTTGAAAAGGGAGCCAAGGATGTGGATCAACCCGCAGCCGCTCTGCTCGTGGATCTGGAGGAACGAGGCCTGCTGCAGGAGACGCTCGTGATGTTTGTCACGGAGTTCGGGCGCACGCCCTACTCCCAAGGCCCTGTTTCAAATGGCACGAGCGGAGGATATGGTCGCGAGCACCATCGTGACGCATTCTCATTCTGGGTTGCGGGCGGTGGCGTGAAAGGTGGCACCACCTACGGCGAGACCGACGAGTTTGGATTCGATGTGATCAAAGACAAAGTCACTGTGAATGATTTCCACGCCACCATGCTTCACTTGCTCGGCATCGATCACGAGCGCTTCACCTACCGTTTCCAGGGGCGGGACTACCGCCTGACGAATGTCGCGGGCACTGTGGTGAAACCCATCCTGGCATGA
- a CDS encoding SDR family NAD(P)-dependent oxidoreductase, which produces MGAQRTVEANLDQASSLHLCLAMPSNQSGTHFPSDPLRGRVALVTGAGSGIGEAASVMLAAAGARVALVGRTESELKETQDTIRNLGGEAECFVADVSSEADVSGVMYRLQEKWQRLDIVFANAGINGVWAPIEQIKEVEWEDTVSINLKGTYLTLKHAAPLLKAQGGSVIINSSINGTRIFSNLGATAYSCTKAAQVALTKMLALEWAEHHIRVNAVCPGAITTSINDSTEKRGLEPEKLPDWAGHSTVPLTHGRSGTAEQVASVVLFLASDASSHVTGTEIYVDGGQSLLG; this is translated from the coding sequence ATGGGCGCACAGCGCACGGTGGAAGCGAATCTGGATCAAGCGTCCTCCCTCCACCTTTGTCTCGCCATGCCCTCCAACCAATCCGGCACGCATTTCCCTTCCGACCCGCTGCGTGGTCGCGTGGCACTGGTCACGGGCGCAGGCTCCGGCATCGGCGAAGCTGCCTCAGTGATGCTCGCGGCGGCCGGAGCACGCGTGGCCCTTGTCGGGAGGACGGAGAGTGAACTGAAGGAAACTCAGGACACCATCCGCAATCTGGGCGGCGAGGCGGAATGTTTCGTGGCAGATGTATCCAGTGAGGCAGACGTGTCCGGCGTGATGTATCGACTGCAGGAAAAGTGGCAGCGGCTGGACATCGTCTTTGCCAATGCAGGCATCAACGGCGTGTGGGCCCCCATCGAGCAAATTAAGGAGGTGGAATGGGAGGACACCGTCTCCATCAACCTGAAGGGGACCTACCTCACCCTGAAGCACGCCGCACCGTTGCTGAAGGCGCAAGGGGGCTCAGTGATCATCAACTCCTCCATCAACGGCACACGCATCTTCAGCAACCTCGGCGCCACGGCCTACTCCTGTACCAAGGCGGCGCAGGTAGCTTTGACGAAGATGCTGGCACTCGAGTGGGCGGAACATCACATCCGCGTGAATGCGGTCTGCCCGGGTGCCATCACCACCAGCATCAATGACTCCACTGAGAAACGTGGACTCGAACCGGAGAAACTTCCGGACTGGGCCGGGCACAGCACCGTACCCCTCACCCACGGCAGATCCGGCACCGCAGAGCAGGTGGCATCCGTGGTGTTGTTTCTCGCCAGTGATGCCTCCTCTCATGTGACAGGCACGGAGATCTATGTGGACGGCGGGCAGTCGCTCCTCGGTTGA